Proteins encoded by one window of Thiohalobacter sp.:
- a CDS encoding sulfotransferase, producing the protein MALRTLPLLGRLLPASPSPVDWAGLGVASRWIGRLVPPQAPPLLILSLPRSGSSWAGDILGHAGNALYLREPLTQHALQFDGAQGALRFLTADNVSAREAFRARLAFHGIPDFISGVVRMPAQWALSCRRGKRVVIKEVNPFAADWLLKAFRARCLILLRHPAATADSFRRLGWSGQQDAREARRFLETAGIAGPAVDEQDFWSMQGLIQGAAMAALARIVQSHENVRLVHYEALCTEPASRFRELAEWAGLEWTPELEERLQARSRANPERNDAYDTHRDSLAMRDAWRSRVSPDQARRLRRTFAAFNLPWYAADSDWEEGH; encoded by the coding sequence ATGGCCTTGCGCACCCTGCCCCTGCTGGGCCGGCTGCTGCCGGCTTCCCCGAGCCCGGTGGACTGGGCTGGCCTCGGCGTGGCGAGCCGCTGGATCGGTCGCCTGGTGCCACCACAGGCTCCGCCGCTGCTGATTCTTTCGCTCCCACGCAGCGGCTCGAGCTGGGCCGGTGACATTCTGGGTCATGCGGGCAATGCCCTCTATCTCCGCGAGCCCCTGACCCAGCATGCCCTGCAGTTCGACGGGGCGCAGGGCGCATTGCGCTTCCTGACTGCCGACAACGTCTCGGCCAGGGAGGCGTTTCGCGCCCGGCTGGCCTTCCACGGCATCCCCGACTTCATCTCCGGCGTTGTCCGCATGCCCGCCCAGTGGGCGCTCTCATGTCGCCGTGGCAAAAGAGTCGTCATCAAGGAGGTCAATCCCTTTGCGGCCGACTGGCTGCTGAAGGCCTTTCGGGCCCGCTGCCTGATTCTGCTACGCCATCCGGCAGCAACAGCGGACAGCTTCCGGCGGCTGGGCTGGTCCGGCCAGCAGGACGCAAGGGAAGCTCGACGGTTCCTGGAGACGGCCGGTATCGCAGGACCTGCCGTCGACGAGCAGGATTTCTGGTCGATGCAGGGCCTGATCCAGGGTGCCGCGATGGCCGCGCTCGCCCGGATCGTCCAGAGCCACGAGAACGTCCGGCTGGTGCACTACGAGGCACTGTGCACGGAGCCGGCATCCCGTTTCCGCGAACTGGCCGAGTGGGCCGGGCTGGAGTGGACACCAGAGCTGGAGGAACGGCTGCAGGCGCGGAGCCGGGCGAATCCGGAACGGAACGATGCCTATGACACCCACCGTGACAGTCTGGCCATGCGCGACGCCTGGCGCAGCCGGGTAAGCCCGGATCAGGCACGCCGCTTACGCCGAACCTTCGCCGCATTCAACCTCCCCTGGTATGCGGCCGACAGTGACTGGGAAGAAGGGCACTGA
- a CDS encoding sulfotransferase family protein, whose product MPCSQASGRSSVSYRQAPGPVFIVGAPRSGTTLLQFMLRSHPDLSLPTAESHFIIPLWRRRAEFGDLSTRDGVRRVLAEMQRLRPRFLAEDLHGVRFDVEALAARFHQEGRDSIPALIDGLFAANAAGEGKSRWGDKTPYYVLHLPLLAELFPDARFVHIIRDGRDAALSMRARARDLNVYNLYHAAKIWEQYVEAGQTEGARLGPQRYFELRYEDLLSDQEGSVRRICEFLDLPFSSAVIEFRKARAEGGKTPLLARDIDAGNAEKWRQRMTPRQLALFEGAAKDTLLRNGYPLATPARRPPLPVRAALRAHNRLLRWINIRVNG is encoded by the coding sequence ATGCCATGCTCGCAGGCTTCGGGGAGGTCGTCAGTGTCGTACAGGCAAGCGCCAGGACCGGTGTTCATTGTGGGCGCACCCCGCTCGGGAACGACCCTGTTGCAGTTCATGCTCAGATCGCATCCCGATCTGTCGTTGCCCACGGCCGAGAGCCATTTCATCATTCCGCTGTGGCGGCGACGGGCCGAGTTCGGCGACCTCTCTACCCGTGACGGGGTCAGGAGGGTCCTGGCAGAGATGCAGCGGTTGCGGCCGCGCTTTCTGGCCGAGGATCTGCACGGCGTGCGCTTCGATGTCGAGGCGCTGGCTGCGCGATTTCACCAGGAGGGCCGTGACAGCATACCGGCCCTGATCGACGGGCTGTTCGCGGCCAATGCGGCGGGCGAGGGCAAGTCACGCTGGGGGGACAAGACCCCCTATTATGTCCTCCACCTGCCACTGCTGGCCGAGTTGTTTCCGGATGCCCGCTTTGTTCACATCATCCGCGACGGCCGGGATGCCGCCCTGTCCATGCGGGCTCGGGCCAGGGACCTCAATGTGTACAACCTTTATCACGCCGCCAAGATCTGGGAACAGTACGTCGAGGCGGGCCAGACCGAGGGTGCCCGGCTCGGCCCGCAACGTTACTTCGAGCTTCGCTACGAAGATCTACTGAGCGACCAGGAGGGCAGCGTACGGCGTATCTGCGAATTTCTCGACCTCCCTTTCAGTTCGGCGGTGATCGAGTTCCGCAAAGCGCGCGCCGAGGGGGGCAAGACTCCCCTGCTGGCGCGTGACATCGATGCCGGCAACGCGGAGAAGTGGCGGCAGCGGATGACACCCCGGCAGCTGGCACTGTTCGAGGGTGCGGCAAAGGATACCCTGCTGCGCAATGGTTATCCGCTGGCCACCCCGGCACGGCGGCCGCCATTGCCGGTCCGGGCCGCCCTGCGGGCGCACAACCGCCTGCTGCGCTGGATCAATATCCGCGTCAACGGCTGA
- a CDS encoding glycosyltransferase has translation MPESPPPRISAVIPAYNSAGFIADAIASIRAQTVPVSEIIVVDDGSRDHTAERVRALGEGIRLIEQSNQGPSAARNRGIEAAGGDWIAFLDADDQWLPDRLERQFAVLARHPDVALVAGDMREIDAHDAVICDSVLARHGLREAFDEHPVPRAAARLLEKNFIPTGTVLARRDILRALGGFRTDIRYGEDLELWVRIALQHPIVMLPEVMMLRRQHGANATRDEAPMLRDLVRVMQSLRDFEQPALEEQGIDIEAGIARACWVLGYHRLNHDERDEARRAFAASFRSRPSPRAAVFWLLAALPPPLTEGLRRARRTLKGDS, from the coding sequence TTGCCTGAATCCCCGCCACCGCGCATCAGCGCCGTCATCCCCGCGTACAACAGCGCCGGTTTCATCGCCGATGCCATCGCCAGCATCCGTGCCCAGACGGTGCCGGTCAGCGAAATCATCGTGGTCGATGATGGCTCCCGCGACCACACCGCGGAGCGGGTGCGCGCGCTCGGCGAGGGCATCCGCCTGATCGAACAGTCCAACCAGGGGCCTTCCGCCGCCCGCAACCGCGGCATCGAGGCAGCCGGCGGCGACTGGATTGCCTTCCTGGATGCCGACGACCAGTGGCTTCCGGACCGCCTCGAACGCCAGTTCGCGGTGCTGGCCCGACATCCCGACGTAGCGCTCGTCGCCGGCGACATGCGTGAAATCGACGCCCACGATGCCGTCATATGCGACTCCGTCCTCGCCCGGCACGGCCTGCGCGAGGCCTTCGACGAGCACCCGGTGCCCCGCGCCGCCGCCCGGCTGCTGGAAAAGAACTTCATTCCCACCGGCACGGTACTGGCCCGGCGCGACATCCTGAGGGCGCTTGGTGGCTTTCGCACGGACATCCGCTATGGCGAGGATCTGGAACTCTGGGTACGCATCGCGCTGCAGCACCCGATCGTCATGCTGCCCGAGGTCATGATGCTGCGCCGGCAGCACGGTGCCAATGCCACCCGCGACGAGGCACCCATGCTGCGCGATCTGGTGCGGGTGATGCAGTCGCTGCGCGATTTCGAGCAGCCCGCGCTGGAGGAACAGGGCATCGACATCGAGGCCGGTATCGCGCGCGCCTGCTGGGTTCTGGGCTACCATCGCCTGAATCACGACGAGCGTGACGAGGCGCGTCGCGCCTTCGCCGCCAGTTTCCGCAGCCGGCCCTCGCCGCGCGCTGCGGTCTTCTGGCTGCTGGCCGCCCTGCCCCCGCCGCTGACCGAAGGTCTGCGCCGCGCCCGCCGAACACTCAAGGGAGACTCATGA
- a CDS encoding glycosyltransferase family 4 protein produces MSQSPTPRTVVYVENGIGYGGAAICMRHLVRNLDPARYRPLVVTGRTGPEYEGISAEADWRHIPDRHLDVVGMRRRLAESGWLDRPLAGAVLNQLLARLDDVANFLPFFLGLLWTSWRARAALIHANNEPLCNRAALLVARILRIPAVQHVRGDQSGSRMMGWSYRLPDHFIPVSHWISEGIGRLGVPEERRTVIYDGIELDALPLDTDRMAFRRRHGLGEDDFVVGLVGLLIPWKGQELFLDAAKRLADLAPELRMAIIGGTPDDCREYEQKLHQRVREEGLGGQVLFTGHESNMPEVYNSLDVVVSASTSPEPLGTVVIESLALGRPLVAPAHGGAREMAEHERTALLFRPGDAEDLARCIRRLHDDPGLGHRLGAAAREHALATFAVETHADRVQAVYDRLLGKGGDGVSR; encoded by the coding sequence ATGAGCCAGAGCCCGACACCGCGCACCGTGGTCTATGTCGAAAACGGCATCGGCTACGGCGGCGCCGCCATCTGCATGCGCCACCTGGTGCGCAACCTGGACCCGGCCCGCTACCGGCCGCTGGTGGTCACCGGCCGCACCGGACCCGAGTACGAGGGCATCAGTGCCGAGGCTGACTGGCGCCACATCCCCGATCGCCACCTCGACGTGGTGGGCATGCGGCGCCGGCTGGCCGAATCCGGCTGGCTGGACCGGCCGCTGGCAGGCGCGGTGCTCAACCAGCTGCTGGCCCGGCTCGATGATGTCGCCAACTTCCTGCCCTTCTTCCTCGGCCTGCTGTGGACATCCTGGCGTGCCCGCGCCGCGCTGATTCACGCCAACAACGAGCCCCTGTGCAATCGTGCTGCGCTGCTGGTGGCGCGGATATTGCGCATTCCCGCCGTTCAGCATGTGCGCGGCGACCAGAGCGGCTCCCGGATGATGGGCTGGAGCTACCGCCTGCCGGACCACTTCATCCCGGTATCGCACTGGATCTCGGAAGGCATCGGCCGGCTGGGCGTGCCCGAGGAACGGCGCACCGTGATCTACGACGGCATCGAACTGGATGCCCTGCCGCTGGACACGGATCGCATGGCCTTCCGCCGCCGACACGGCCTCGGCGAGGACGATTTCGTGGTGGGACTGGTCGGGCTGCTGATCCCCTGGAAGGGGCAGGAACTGTTTCTCGACGCAGCGAAGCGGCTGGCAGACCTCGCGCCGGAACTGCGCATGGCCATCATCGGCGGCACCCCGGATGACTGCCGGGAATACGAACAGAAACTGCACCAGCGGGTACGCGAGGAGGGACTCGGGGGGCAGGTCCTGTTCACCGGACACGAGTCGAACATGCCCGAGGTCTACAACAGCCTGGACGTGGTCGTGTCTGCCTCCACCTCGCCCGAACCGCTCGGGACGGTGGTCATCGAATCACTGGCTCTGGGCCGGCCGCTGGTGGCTCCTGCCCATGGCGGCGCCAGGGAAATGGCCGAGCACGAACGCACGGCCCTGCTGTTCCGGCCGGGTGATGCCGAGGACCTGGCCCGGTGCATCCGCCGCCTGCACGACGACCCCGGACTGGGTCACCGGCTGGGCGCTGCAGCACGCGAGCATGCCCTCGCCACCTTCGCGGTGGAGACCCACGCCGATCGGGTACAGGCCGTCTACGACCGGCTGCTGGGAAAGGGAGGAGACGGCGTCAGCCGTTGA
- a CDS encoding lipopolysaccharide biosynthesis protein: MSQPPQQPLGHKLRQGAAWTYLQGGLGALIQFGAGIVMARLLDPSDFGVFFAVSAYVALLAAQVRFGLPSALLQAREVNEQQWQSAFWVMQGIALLCTLAVFAASDWLSAFYRDARYADLMQLMCITFFLAPFMVTSETRLRRDMEYPVISRTRIIAKFSGTAVGIAAAFAGLGPYSLVAGGIFAAALSTVMLGRITGWHARAIFAPGSLRPLFSFGWRMHLNNSLSLAANRVDNMLLGRLAGLDLLGIYNRAFAIARLPVDNICTPLYQLVFGALSRIQDDHAHSKLMFQKVLCAVTSAVFPLLLWLIFNAEAFIHFLYGDKWLPAAEPFRLLALGSFVLVISITLSSLAAAQNLIARQTPIIALNLVLTIVAVIVGIRWGLIGVAAGISAKILVTNVLLVRMMQRSHLEMGWQSILSAIAPALLATLFTLVPTAAAALHFDALGWSPTGAAHFLAMSLLIGAGYSASWYLLARRRAGDPVVAANLELVQRLLARLLKRTRAT; the protein is encoded by the coding sequence ATGAGCCAGCCACCACAACAGCCGTTGGGGCACAAGCTGCGCCAGGGCGCCGCATGGACCTATCTGCAGGGTGGACTGGGCGCGCTGATCCAGTTTGGCGCCGGCATCGTCATGGCGCGACTGCTCGATCCTTCGGACTTCGGTGTCTTCTTCGCGGTGAGCGCCTACGTGGCCCTGCTCGCTGCCCAGGTCCGTTTCGGGCTGCCATCGGCACTGTTGCAGGCCCGCGAGGTGAACGAACAGCAATGGCAGTCGGCCTTCTGGGTCATGCAGGGAATCGCGCTGCTGTGCACGCTGGCGGTGTTTGCTGCCAGCGACTGGCTGAGCGCCTTCTACCGCGATGCCCGTTATGCCGACCTGATGCAGCTGATGTGCATCACCTTCTTCCTCGCGCCCTTCATGGTGACCAGCGAGACCCGGCTGCGCAGGGACATGGAGTATCCGGTCATCAGTCGCACCCGGATCATTGCCAAGTTTTCCGGAACGGCGGTGGGCATCGCTGCCGCATTTGCGGGTCTGGGTCCCTACAGCCTCGTCGCCGGCGGAATCTTCGCTGCAGCGCTCTCCACGGTCATGCTCGGCCGGATCACAGGCTGGCATGCCCGAGCGATATTCGCGCCCGGCTCCCTGCGTCCGCTGTTCTCGTTCGGCTGGCGGATGCATCTGAACAACAGTCTCAGCCTTGCGGCCAACCGCGTGGACAACATGCTGCTCGGCCGCCTGGCGGGTCTGGATCTTCTGGGCATCTACAACCGGGCCTTCGCCATCGCCCGCCTGCCGGTGGACAACATCTGCACGCCCCTGTACCAGCTCGTATTCGGCGCACTGTCGCGAATACAGGATGACCATGCGCATTCGAAGCTGATGTTCCAGAAGGTACTCTGTGCCGTCACCTCGGCCGTATTCCCGCTGCTGCTGTGGCTGATCTTCAATGCCGAGGCCTTCATTCATTTCCTCTATGGCGACAAGTGGCTGCCGGCAGCCGAACCCTTCCGCCTGCTGGCGCTGGGTTCCTTTGTCCTGGTCATCTCGATCACCCTCAGCAGCCTTGCCGCTGCCCAGAACCTAATCGCCCGCCAGACGCCCATCATTGCGCTGAATCTGGTTTTGACCATCGTCGCCGTGATCGTCGGCATTCGCTGGGGTCTGATCGGCGTGGCCGCCGGCATTTCAGCGAAGATCCTGGTAACCAATGTGCTGCTGGTACGCATGATGCAGCGCTCTCATCTGGAGATGGGTTGGCAATCCATCCTCTCGGCCATTGCTCCTGCCCTGCTGGCAACCCTGTTCACCTTGGTGCCGACCGCTGCCGCAGCCCTCCACTTCGACGCGCTGGGCTGGTCGCCCACCGGGGCGGCGCACTTCCTCGCCATGTCGCTGCTCATAGGCGCTGGATATTCGGCCAGCTGGTATCTGCTGGCCCGGCGGCGGGCCGGTGACCCGGTCGTTGCGGCCAACCTCGAACTGGTGCAGCGGCTGCTCGCTCGCCTCCTCAAGCGGACACGCGCGACATGA
- a CDS encoding sulfotransferase family protein → MSDKDSPVFVFSAGWRSGSTFLQRLITASGRILVWGEAGGALNSLEDAAQRYAQMLGPGHQQFRHGAGGNGEKQFETFRQDPVQGAHRWVASLNPPATQIDAAFRVFFDTCYGAPARALGFERWGVKEVVSGLETARFLRRLWPDARFLFLVRNPLDCLLSIKRRNWMSLPESRNRPRFFAEHWVRLAREFRAADFGHLVRYEDLRQDSDALQILCDYLDMPLPPADFLASSRADWSPANDAELSFWERRLALRILAREMRAHGYRPR, encoded by the coding sequence ATGAGTGACAAGGACAGCCCCGTATTCGTGTTTTCCGCCGGCTGGCGCTCCGGCAGCACCTTCCTGCAGCGACTGATCACCGCCTCGGGGCGGATTCTGGTCTGGGGCGAGGCTGGTGGCGCCCTGAACAGCCTGGAAGATGCCGCGCAACGCTATGCACAGATGCTCGGCCCCGGTCATCAGCAGTTCCGCCACGGCGCCGGCGGCAATGGCGAAAAGCAGTTCGAGACATTCCGGCAGGATCCGGTACAGGGCGCACATCGATGGGTAGCCTCACTGAACCCTCCCGCCACGCAGATCGATGCAGCCTTTCGCGTCTTTTTCGATACCTGCTACGGGGCACCGGCCCGGGCACTGGGTTTCGAACGCTGGGGTGTCAAGGAGGTCGTCAGCGGCCTCGAAACCGCACGCTTCCTGCGTCGGCTGTGGCCGGATGCACGCTTCCTCTTCCTGGTTCGCAATCCGCTCGACTGCCTGCTGTCGATCAAGCGCCGCAACTGGATGTCCCTGCCCGAGAGCCGCAACCGGCCGCGGTTCTTTGCCGAGCACTGGGTCCGGCTGGCCCGTGAGTTCCGCGCAGCCGACTTCGGCCACCTGGTGCGCTACGAGGACCTGCGCCAGGATTCGGATGCGTTGCAGATCCTGTGCGATTATCTGGACATGCCATTGCCGCCGGCGGACTTTCTTGCATCCAGCCGTGCCGACTGGTCCCCGGCCAACGATGCCGAGCTCAGTTTCTGGGAACGGCGCCTGGCACTGCGCATTCTGGCCCGCGAAATGCGGGCGCACGGCTACCGTCCGCGCTGA
- a CDS encoding sulfotransferase family protein, which yields MTARPPIRPGFLVGEGRSGTTLLSSILNRHPRLCVTPETHFFRLLHAYPGGPRTFARDWPASLEWMTARMEPTPEWQPDAQRWLAALPGDGRRRYPGHARLFLLIGDEFAQAHGKFEWIEKTPPHVRFIPWLRTHFPNAPIIHLVRDGRDVADSLSRMAWSRLDRDAHLLRWAWRVGRARRQLAGDSGAVSVRYEDLVEAPEETVGHLCQFLGLDYRPAMLLPDGSETGLIETGQDHKELVRQPITRARLARWRETYTQDQLLRAERLIGHELVNWGYPLGTDTAGDRTLILAWPLPRRQHRDALSRGAIGLCDAGHRIVELRCLQEQAPDKLPDAWLTGEPLPLRDGSGLMARLRRLWRLWSRPARWRGVAIHYFSAMAANERKDAGLVERILSRRLARHARRVLVPPGTDVDACAGQLGVPKDSVEQIATPESNCK from the coding sequence ATGACGGCGCGCCCCCCCATCCGGCCCGGCTTTCTGGTGGGTGAAGGCCGCAGCGGCACCACGCTGTTGTCCTCGATACTGAACCGGCATCCCCGGCTATGCGTGACGCCGGAAACGCACTTCTTTCGACTGCTGCACGCCTATCCCGGAGGACCCCGCACGTTTGCCCGAGACTGGCCTGCATCGCTGGAATGGATGACGGCGCGCATGGAGCCCACCCCCGAGTGGCAACCGGATGCACAGCGCTGGCTCGCGGCGCTCCCCGGCGATGGGCGACGCCGTTATCCCGGACATGCACGCCTGTTCCTGCTCATCGGCGACGAATTCGCCCAAGCGCACGGCAAGTTCGAGTGGATTGAAAAGACGCCACCCCATGTCCGCTTCATCCCCTGGCTGCGGACGCATTTCCCGAACGCCCCCATCATCCACCTGGTCCGTGATGGTCGTGACGTTGCCGATTCGCTCAGTCGGATGGCATGGAGCAGACTCGACCGTGACGCCCATCTGCTGCGCTGGGCCTGGCGGGTCGGTCGCGCCCGGCGACAGCTTGCAGGGGATTCCGGAGCGGTCAGTGTACGCTACGAGGATCTGGTCGAAGCGCCCGAGGAAACGGTCGGTCACCTCTGCCAGTTCCTCGGGCTCGACTATCGGCCGGCCATGCTGTTGCCCGATGGGTCGGAAACGGGCCTGATCGAAACCGGCCAGGACCACAAGGAACTCGTCCGCCAGCCCATCACCCGAGCCCGACTGGCGCGCTGGCGGGAAACCTATACGCAAGACCAGCTGCTGCGCGCGGAGCGGCTGATCGGGCATGAACTGGTCAACTGGGGCTATCCCCTGGGCACGGACACTGCCGGCGACCGGACCCTGATCCTGGCCTGGCCCTTGCCCCGTCGCCAGCACCGCGATGCCCTGAGCCGGGGCGCAATCGGCCTGTGCGATGCCGGCCACCGGATCGTCGAACTGCGTTGTCTCCAGGAACAGGCGCCTGATAAGCTGCCGGATGCGTGGCTGACTGGCGAGCCCCTGCCCCTGCGCGACGGCAGCGGCCTGATGGCGCGGCTGCGCCGGCTTTGGCGCCTCTGGTCACGGCCGGCACGCTGGCGCGGTGTGGCCATTCACTATTTTTCCGCGATGGCCGCCAATGAAAGAAAGGATGCCGGCCTGGTCGAAAGAATCCTCAGCCGACGCCTGGCACGCCACGCCAGACGCGTCCTGGTTCCGCCCGGCACCGACGTGGACGCGTGTGCCGGACAGCTCGGTGTGCCCAAGGATAGCGTCGAGCAGATCGCCACCCCGGAATCGAACTGCAAATGA